The following proteins are encoded in a genomic region of Magnolia sinica isolate HGM2019 chromosome 1, MsV1, whole genome shotgun sequence:
- the LOC131220580 gene encoding histone H3.2, with translation MARTKQTARKSTGGKAPRKQLATKAARKSAPATGGVKKPHRFRPGTVALREIRKYQKSTELLIRKLPFQRLVREIAQDFKTDLRFQSSAVAALQEAAESYLVGLFEDTNLCAIHAKRVTIMPKDIQLARRIRGERA, from the coding sequence ATGGCTCGCACTAAGCAGACGGCCAGGAAATCGACGGGAGGCAAGGCCCCACGTAAGCAGCTGGCTACCAAGGCTGCGAGGAAATCGGCCCCAGCGACCGGAGGCGTGAAGAAGCCGCACCGATTCAGGCCAGGGACGGTGGCCCTGAGAGAGATCCGGAAGTACCAGAAGAGCACGGAGCTTCTGATAAGGAAGCTGCCTTTCCAGAGGCTCGTCCGTGAGATAGCTCAGGACTTCAAGACGGATCTGAGGTTCCAGAGCAGCGCTGTCGCTGCTCTCCAGGAGGCTGCCGAGTCCTACCTGGTAGGCCTCTTTGAGGACACCAACCTCTGCGCAATCCATGCCAAGAGGGTCACCATCATGCCCAAAGACATCCAGCTTGCACGCAGGATCCGTGGAGAAAGGGCTTAG